One Odontesthes bonariensis isolate fOdoBon6 chromosome 12, fOdoBon6.hap1, whole genome shotgun sequence genomic window, TCTATCTGAATCCCAGTTCTTAatttctttgtaaaaaaaaaaaaaaaaaaaaagccgattCCTCTGGCCCGAACCGCCTGACTAATATCACATCAAGGCGCTTTCACCTTCCTCCTGTCAGTCACGTTCTGAGTCTTGACCACAGGCCACACTGAAGTGCAAGACTGATGGAAGTACATCAAAAAGCCGCCTCAGTCTCATCACTGAGTGTGGTAGTGCGTGAACTGCCACTTTTGAAAAGTGTTGCTGGGTTCACACGGGTTGAGACGAAGAGAGTCACCCTGAGGTTCAGCCTCCAGGCACATGTGGTGGGAAACAAACTCCGCTATGAGGTGCTCCGCcttaacaaacacaaaacaggaagtgtcaTTAAACAACAAAGCTTTTTGCctcaaaacatgtttttttttcctacagcACAAACTCTCAACCAACATTTCGCTTCTTGAAGATTTGGTGCACTTCTTgagtacatttttttcttttacaaagaATTTCGAAAAATGACAGACctgtaaaaaacaaagcaaaacaaaacaaagacagcCAGAGGAGGCACACGGCACGTCAAAAGTCAACCCACCAGAGCCGAGTTGGAAGATTTGTGGAACCAGCGGAGTTCGGGTTTGGTGTTGTCGCATTGTAGCAAAGCAAAGCCTCTGGCCTTGCTTTTGGGAGCAACACACAGGTCATGCTGCCGAATGTGCCTCATCCAGGTGTAATTAAAGTGCTGGCTCTGAATAGCAGGAAACAACAGTAGGAGAGTTACCCGCATGCAATTATGCTGTATGTCACGAATACTATAGGATACTGGGAGACGCCTCAGTGGGGCTGATCCAGATCCAAGAAGACCGCATTTAGAAAGCTTTGGTCTTGAACTCCACCCTTGTTTATCATGGATTCTGTCCCGTCTCAGACGGACTGcacttctcctcttctgtgtctgtctgtagtTTCCCTTTATATGTCACTTCCCCCATAAACTGCCACAATCGCAAACAAAAACTAGCAAAATTTGgctataaaaatatatagagaGCATTTGCCAGTTTGTGACGTCAACCAGTTAAATGAAATTAATTCTTACCTGCTTGCTGAGATCACACGTCTCAAAGGACAAAGAGCTTTTCTGCAGGGCGAGACATTTCCTTAAACCACGATTGAAGAcctaagaaaacaaacaaaaaaaacttaatatACGACTTTTGCAAAGCGGAAAACTGAAGCGCTGATTTAAAGGATTCAGTGGACAGCGATTCTTTGTTCAAACAGAGCACAATTAAAGCCAGTGTTTGGGTAGGAACACTGGCGTCGTGGTGGAAAAGCACAAGAAGCTTTCATTTCGACAGAGGATTTAGGGAATGATTCATATCTAAAGACAACACAATGGTGACGTGAGCTTTAAGAGACAAAAACACGCAGGCAGTAGCGTATCCACATACCAGGCCCTCAGCTTTGACTAAAGGAGCATTCATGTCAGGGTACACGTGATCCAGGTACCACTTGAAGCTCTTGCATTTGAGCCTCTTCCTCAGCTCGATCTGCTCGGTCAGGTTGCCAATGTCGATGACCTTCCTATCCAGCAGGTGGTGATACCCCTGGCCATAGAAAAGGTCCTTGTACTCATCCAGCCAAACTTCGGCCACCCTCGCCAGGTTACGCTCCACCGTCTTCTGCCTGTCCTTTGGGAATTTATAAGGATTCTGTCCTCGGAAAATGTGTCCCACCCGGGAGCAGGGGATGATCTCAATTTCTCCTCCGCACATCCAGATCTGTTCAAAAATGGCAACGGTGCATTTGTAACCACGTGAAAAAAACACTTGGGTGACGGAAATAAAAATGCTCAGGGATGACTTAGATGGAGGTATACCTTAAAGGAAATCTCCATGTTCTCTCCACCCCACACATCCAGCCCGGGATCATAGGCACCGAGCTCAAAGAAGTATTTTTTGTCAATGGAGAAAAGGCCCCCAGCCATAACTGGGCATCTGCAAGATGAAGTAAACATACCACAAATGAGCCTAAGGCAGAGgaaataataacaaaaataatcattttaaaacaCAAAGCGTAGTTAGAAGGTGGCGAGGGCCGTACCTGATTGGATCCGAAATGGTCATGTTGTTCTTCTTAATGTACTCCTCTGGCAACGGACTCCAGCCAAACACCAAAGGCCATTTGAAAATACCTCTTTGGAAGTTGTCAACAAGCATATAGCTATGGAAAAAGAGGCAAAAACACATAGTTAGATTAACAAAGTAGCTTTACTGTTGCGTCAAGCAGTCAGCTTTTCTCTCGCAGGAATTTGCTGCACGCACATATTGGTCGGTTACTTAAATGTGGTGTCATTCAGTCACCTCATGTCCTTGTCGCTGATGACCTCAATAACCGGACAGGGCACTTTCTTGCGATCGACATAGATCCTCTCCAAGAGTGGCTCCAGCCAGCCCACGTTACATTCAACATGGGAGTCAAGAAAGGTAAGAACCTCACCTACATTTGAGGAGAGCAAACATCCTGCTGCAGTTAAACAAATATTGCTCGACATCCGAATTTGTACGACATTATTGCAACCACCCAAACTTATGACAGGTTCTTAAAGAATCCATGTGGCTATCACAGCAATAAAGCAGTTATTATGTTTTTAGTACGTCATTCTACTTAAGCCACTTAAGATGGTTCTTCAATCTGGTCTAGAAACCTGGCAATTTTTAAGCTGCATGTAATTCTATCCAAGGAACATAAACTTTGTAACAATATGAGTTTTAATAGCACGATTAAGGACGTTGGGATGGGAGTGCCGTTTTATGAGGAATGCTCTCATGGAAAACGCGCCTGCCACCCTTGTTGCCTGGTTAACTAGGATTTAGTttcgctaaaaaaaaaaattcaacaaagCAAACGACATAGATGCATATACGCTGAACTGGACCCTGATTCTCCACATCCTCTCAGGTTTCTGCTCATGGGAAACTACTTGTTTGGACACAGCAAATTTAAATGTCGATGCTGGGTGGAAATGTGAAAAATCCggcccccttttttttgtttttacacttCCCAATACATTCATCTGTGTGCCCACTTTGTAAAGTTGTAGACACTATAGTGAGAATGAAGATCTTTTTGTAACACTGGAACTTGATAAGAATCTGTTTTCTATTGAATTGATGACAGGAAATGTTTATAATTTCATCGCGTCGAGGAGAAATGGACTTGGACACGATTCCAGAGGTTAGCTTTACAGTACGTTTAACAAAGATGATCCTGAAGGTTTTTCATACGAAGAACATCCTCCGTGTGAGCAGCGTCCTCACAATGGGACGCATAAATAATGGCAAACACCCAAAATTCAATACAATCGATAACCCATTCACTGCATTCTGTACTATACAAGAGGCGTGTAAGGCAAGTGCATAAAAATGAGAGTAAACAACTCGCATGGACATACTCGATAAATTAGCAGCTCATTCTAGTTTCTTACATTAGGCCTTGTTAATGCATGCAGTTTATGATCAGATTGCATCAAATGCATGAAAATGTTCTACATTATGGTACTTAGGGACAGTGGGGGTGCACTTGTGTCTGATCATTTATTTAGCTTAACGACATAATATGACATCATGTCAGTTCTCATACCCTGTCAGTTATGTGGGACTTACTGTAACCTTTACACATACAAATTAAAGCTCATGTTCGGAAATCATTGCCTGAAAAGGGAACCGTCTCGACCATGCTTACCTTTGGCAACAGCAGCTCCTGCCAACCTGGCTCGGATCAGGCCCTGACGCTCCTTGAGACGAATGATTCGCACTTTTGGGAACTGGGCCATGTACTCGTCCAGCCGCTCCTTAAGATGATCTACCGGGGGTTAAAGCGCACGGGGAAGTTACAGCATGCAAGTTACGGGTAACCACAAGGAATTATCGAGAGGACAACCAAACAATTCTTCTCCCCACAAGTTCCTTAACTCTCCActcaaaaaaaaatgtgtcttcTGCCCACGAGGGACCCTTTTACCTTTGCTGCTGAAATCATCCACCAGAATGATCTCTTTGAGGAGGTGCGGTGGTGATCTGTTGAGCACACTGTGCACCGAGCGGAGCAGCGTGGACCACACCTCATCCACAAAACAGAAAATCACGCTGGTGGAAGGCAAGTCATCGTGGACCAGATTctgcacacacctgcacacaccaacaaaacagatgaggcaactcAGCAGAAAGAGAAGTTTGAGGAGCGATGAGCAGAGGGGGACTCACGTTTCGGGCCTGGTGTCGGGAATGCCTCGGTCCACTGGTATCTGATCACTGAGGTAGACGTTAAAGTGGCCTTCGTCCCAtcgcttcttcacctctgcaTCTTCGCGACTGGCAAGAAATACCGGCTGTCCAAACTGGCCCACCGCATTCGCATCTCTGGGAGCGTAAGTCGCGTCCAGACCCAGCACTTTGTGGACACCGGGCTTTCTGACAGCAGTAGAGTTATCCCTGGAGCTGCCTCCTGCTTGCAGGCTGGTTGTAGGCTTCAGGGGTTCCTTCTGTGCATTTAGGTTACTCCCGTCAGCTGCCCCAACCCAGTTTTCCTCCTTTCTGTTTGCATCCTTGTTGGGAGTTTGGTGAGATGTTGTTTTACTGGGGTGTGTGTCCTTGTCCTGATGCTTGCTCAGTCTCGTTCCATTCTTAGCGAGCCCATCCTTAACTGTCCCACTTGTCTTCGATTCCAACTTGTCTTGAGGCTTTTGTGCAAAGTGTTCTCTTTTAATGAGTCCCTCCTTTAGGGTTGGCCGGTTTATCTTTAGACGTGGTGGTGCTTTGGTTAAATTAGCCACTGCTGCATTTAGATCCAAGTTCActgcttttttctttacaaGGGCAGCGTCATTCACAGGCTGAGAAGCTACAAGTTTGGAGCCATCACTTTTGACAACGCCATCTACATTCCCCCGATTGGAGCTCAACTTCTTGCTCAACAACATTTGATCCTGCTGCTTGCCTCCCTGTCTGTACACTTGGGCGACTTTGATGGCGGGACTGAGCGGTCTCTTCCAATCGTGCGTGACAGCCACCCTCTGCACCGGGTGTTTAAACCCTCTTTTCATCAGCTCCGTCACCCTGGACTGCTGCTTGGCCATCTCCCTTTCTCTGATCACACGCTCTTTCAGCAGATGACCGTTCGCATCGTTTATTGATATGCGGAGAGCAGCCATGTCAAACAGCAGCCAAATGACAGAGGCAACGAACACAAACGCCAGGACCCTCCCACTCCCCCTCAAGTATCTCCTAAGCTTCATCATTCTCAGTtgtttaaatcaaatttaaaaaaatatataattaaataaatcaaacctCCGCGTAAAGTCCCATACTGAGAGAGTCACTTCTGAGCTGTTGGCAAACTTTTCTCGTCCGCGAGGAAGTTAGCTGCTTGCGTGGCATGCTGGTAATCTTTCACGGAGCCGCGGCGGTAATCAGTGTTGTCACTCAGACATCCAGCAGGCTCTGATAACCGTGGCGGAGCACAATGGTACAATATAGGGGCAACTTGTCCATACTTTTGTCGCTCCGGTCACGTCCAACCGCTTGGAAACATGACGTCTGTGTCGAAAACAAacgacaaaacaaacaaaaagaaactcgCTAAAAGTGCGTTAGGGTTCGTTGAAAAGCCCTACTGACCCACAACTTCTTTGACTGCCACACTTTCGTATGAGGACGTAACAACTGACTTCCACTTTGTCAGtaatctgattggacagacGAGCGGGAGCGTCTCAGTCTGCACAGAGCTACAGAATTAGCCAGAAAAGCTAGCAGGAAGCTCTGTGCCACACCTTCAGAATAAAGCCCTCTGATTTttattcgatttttttttttttttagcaaagtTATCTGTTGGACACAAAGTGTTTGTTTTCCCTAACATAATCGTTTAGATACAACATATACTGCTCAAGAAATGTACTTAAAGCTTAAAAGTAGTTCTCTACATTTAGTTCCCTCTATGTCACATTTAAAAACGTTTACAAAAAGTTGGTGAACTGTGTGAAATGTTAATGTGTGTGGAAATACACCCTAAAGGACAGCAACATCAAAGATATGTTAAGTTTTTCTGTGAATTATTGTTATGAGGGGTTCACTTTTGCGTATACAGGCTATAGCTCTTCACCTTTCCATTAGCACGTTTACTctaatgacatatttgtcctcATCTGGAAACAGACCCTGGACACCTTTAGACCTCTTATCTTGTGTTTTCTTGTTAGAAAACTTACTAGCTGACGAGGACTGAATGACACATGTGATATAGATTCTTTGTCAGCTGCTGTTCTCTCACTGTGAGGGAGCTGACCTTGATCAGCAGTCCTGGGTTATCGCAATTGGCCACAAGCTTTTACCATGTCAACCAAGCTATTATGCAGCGATAAGAACAATGTCAAATGATTAAAACCCTAAAAAAGAGAAGCTGATTTGTTTGATTATGTTGAACGGGATGGCCGTTTTAAGTTGAAAGTATTTACCGGAAGCCCTTGTCAACTCGTAATTCATAGTCTGCCACCAACCTGTAATCAATGGTATCAGATTTCAAGCTATGTGGTCAGCTGCCGTTGCAGGTTGACAGTGACTAATATGAATAGACAATAAGCTAATTGTTTGCCTGCTTTTTTTCAAGAACACTTAGGCCTGAGGGTGTCATTGTAGTCTTTACATACCCGTTGTTGATGCGGCTGAGTGAAAACGTGCACACACCTTAAAATGTTGAATGACTGGATGGGCCATTGTTATTCATCTTAGTATGCCTACTGGTGCTTTCCTTATATATTCAGTAATAATTTAACCTAGAGGTAAAGTCACTGTATATTTCATATTTACCTTTTGTGTGTTCCTGTGTTGGTCCAATGACGCCAAAGCCTGCCTGCACATGTGTTCATTTTTAAGATGTAAGATTAAGATGGATGGTGGCCTTGATTTTcataacacacaaacaaaaccaaaaagatGACAACGATTTTGAATACCTCACAATAAGACGGAGTTGTAAGGATaatccatgaaaaaaaaaaacagcatttgtGTGATTTGTGAAAATCCCAACAAAGCTTCAAACACGCAAACAAAACAGACACACTTACAGATAGAAGAAATCTGAAAAGATAAGACATAAACAAGCTCACTCCGTTGGAGAATAAATGTAGATTCCGTTGGTGCCTTGGATTATACctttaaaaacatgaaaaaaagtacacaaacaaaatcaaacatcTTTGGTTGCGCAATATAGCCTAAACACTATCAAGAATTGAAACCATAAAACTATCCATTAAACATAATAGTAGCATCAACATAAAACTACTGCGTGTCTGCAATGTGCAGATACACATGTACAATCACATTTGTAAAACCTGTGTTACTGCAGTCATTAGGTGGTGATTAGTAGAGGCACCGACAGGTTTTCCTCTTCATCAGCAGGCCTCTCTTGGGActaccagtggctccatccagcCTATTAACAGTCCCCAACAAGAGGAGGGAGGGGAGTGGTACCTCCCATGGTGCCTGCCCTTAACCACGCTACACACACTTTCATTAGTGTGTTAGCTAAATGATTGGCCTCAGGATAGCCCCCAAGCCTTGCAACGCACGTGCAAGCTCACTGGTcaaattattcatttattcacagATTTCCGCACTGAAACTCTTGGTGGCATAATACTATGGATTTGGTTGCGTTTTGTCTAAAATGAATGGGCAGAGGGGTAAGAAAACACTTGCCAGGCAGAGGTGACAGAAGAACGAGAGTGAGTCTTGTATCCCAGTGACAGCATCTGCAATCGaactaaaaaaaagacacaagcaGGCAGGTGCGTTTCAGTCAAAAACATACTGAAGCCGAGACAATTAGTCAGTTTCCTGAAGAACACGGTAATAGTTTTGTTAAGACAAgtccatgtttctttttttaaaaatgagtcTTTGCTGATGTGAAGtgacgttttttctttttaggtttgttcagaaaaaaacaatctaagagACTAAATTCAGGAAATTGCAGCAGACATTTTCTGGCAATTGGACAAGCAATAGATGAGTTGAAAAGAGTGTTCATTTACCACAACCTGCTGCCTCCATTTTCAGTAATTCAGACTTTCAGACTATTTAATTCACAGCTGTGAATTCTAAACATTCAGTGCACCAAGTTGATATATCTTTGTTGATTTAATGCGGGCCCTACACCTTAATGCAGATGGTCCTTTAAAGGTTCTATGAAGGGAAACGTATTCATTATCATTGCATTATCAATTGAAAATCCACTTAGAAATAATCACTGCTCAAGATAGTCGATTGCTCCACGTTGAACCAAAAGATGGAGTTAAATAAATGCACAACAGAGAGGTCGTTGTTTCACTCGGTGAGTCCCGCTAACTTTAATTGTGCTGCTTGACCTCAGTGCAGTGGAGGGAATATTTGGGATGAGTGTTCAAAAATCGGGCAGGAAGCAAAAGTGCCTGCTTTCCCCACGAATAATGTTAGAATCTCCATTTAAATGCCTCCCGAATGAGCTCTGTTGAAGTATCTGTTAAAAAACTCACAGCTTTGCTAGTCTTGAGTTTTCAGTGAGTCAGCCTGACAAGAAGGCTACACACTTAATAAAAcgtgaagttaaaaaaaaaaaaagaagacaatttCTGGCAGTCACTGACGTCTGTATCACAAGCTGTCATGAAGCTTCCTGTCAAAAGGATCACTCAAAATTGTGCAACGTGGAAATCTTACATTGACACTGGAACGTGTAGAATGAGCTAAATGTACTTGTATCTTATCTTTGGAACATGTTAATTGGACCCTGGAATTAAAATTACAACAGTTGGGTCTGTGTAATTTACATAGAGGTCATGTTGTGCTAATACAACACTCGTTGAAATAGACAGCCAGCGACAATATGGTTAAGTCTGACCCACTGACATTTTCAGCTCCAAATTATGCACATTGtgtgaattaaattaattagaGAATTCATTAAGAAATATGGCTTGTGGAAACGAGTATAATATTTAGTTATGTGATGTAATTTTCTTTCATTGTTAATGCTAATTTGTTTTATAACACTTCCTGCGGTAGTTTCCCCTCCTGTACTAACTATGATGTATGCAATTTGTTAGCCAtttaattaattatgattagAATTAGTGGATGTACAGCTTGTTTTGACAGATGG contains:
- the galnt5 gene encoding polypeptide N-acetylgalactosaminyltransferase 5 produces the protein MMKLRRYLRGSGRVLAFVFVASVIWLLFDMAALRISINDANGHLLKERVIREREMAKQQSRVTELMKRGFKHPVQRVAVTHDWKRPLSPAIKVAQVYRQGGKQQDQMLLSKKLSSNRGNVDGVVKSDGSKLVASQPVNDAALVKKKAVNLDLNAAVANLTKAPPRLKINRPTLKEGLIKREHFAQKPQDKLESKTSGTVKDGLAKNGTRLSKHQDKDTHPSKTTSHQTPNKDANRKEENWVGAADGSNLNAQKEPLKPTTSLQAGGSSRDNSTAVRKPGVHKVLGLDATYAPRDANAVGQFGQPVFLASREDAEVKKRWDEGHFNVYLSDQIPVDRGIPDTRPETCVQNLVHDDLPSTSVIFCFVDEVWSTLLRSVHSVLNRSPPHLLKEIILVDDFSSKDHLKERLDEYMAQFPKVRIIRLKERQGLIRARLAGAAVAKGEVLTFLDSHVECNVGWLEPLLERIYVDRKKVPCPVIEVISDKDMSYMLVDNFQRGIFKWPLVFGWSPLPEEYIKKNNMTISDPIRCPVMAGGLFSIDKKYFFELGAYDPGLDVWGGENMEISFKIWMCGGEIEIIPCSRVGHIFRGQNPYKFPKDRQKTVERNLARVAEVWLDEYKDLFYGQGYHHLLDRKVIDIGNLTEQIELRKRLKCKSFKWYLDHVYPDMNAPLVKAEGLVFNRGLRKCLALQKSSLSFETCDLSKQSQHFNYTWMRHIRQHDLCVAPKSKARGFALLQCDNTKPELRWFHKSSNSALAEHLIAEFVSHHMCLEAEPQGDSLRLNPCEPSNTFQKWQFTHYHTQ